The following proteins come from a genomic window of Phacochoerus africanus isolate WHEZ1 chromosome 9, ROS_Pafr_v1, whole genome shotgun sequence:
- the LOC125136769 gene encoding predicted GPI-anchored protein 58: MVTQRDCSRSRGGPAPVAATGAPADVTRPSPEAPSRSGLPAAGPAPYRAAAPAGRDQGCAGGARPGPLRLAAPGAQDRAAATGRACGAGQIPALTSCPGRPASRPSRMLPQSGLPAPAGSALPRPQRPASLGDVRAPRQPRGCLLPSAPDSSWVTTQAEVAEAPVVTRPSGGLPSGPGPFSAPRRLCFASGSDRRVVPCCGERRSDERSAILRRSSAQPRLSLSGVHSSGGEATLPLLGPGHPGSIGSRSWRLGRRRWTQTLATR; the protein is encoded by the exons ATGGTGA CACAGCGTGACTGTAGCCGGTCACGCGGCGGCCCGGCCCCTGTCGCGGCTACCGGAGCCCCAGCAGATGTCACCCGGCCCAGCCCGGAGGCTCCCAGCCGCTCCGGCCTCCCTgcggccggccccgccccctaTCGCGCCGCAGCGCCCGCCGGCCGCGACCAGGGCTGCGCGGGCGGCGCCAGACCCGGGCCTCTTCGCCTTGCAGCGCCGGGAGCCCAGGACCGGGCAGCGGCCACCGGCCGAGCCTGCGGAGCTGGGCAGATTCCGGCTCTCACCTCCTGTCCGGGTCGGCCCGCCAGCCGGCCGTCCCGGATGCTGCCACAGTCCGGGCTTCCGGCCCCGGCCGGAagcgctctgccccgcccccaaaGGCCCGCCTCCCTTGGTGACGTCAGGGCCCCTCGGCAGCCGCGGGGCTGCCTCCTCCCGAGCGCACCTGACAGCTCTTGGGTCACTACGCAGGCGGAGGTTGCCGAGGCACCGGTGGTGACGCGACCTTCGGGTGGGCTGCCATCTGGGCCTGGTCCCTTCAGCGCTCCTCGACGTCTGTGCTTCGCTAGCGGCTCTGATCGCCGCGTCGTTCCTTGCTGCGGAGAGCGCCGCAGCGACGAGCGGTCAGCCATCCTTCGGCGCTCGTCTGCGCAGCCCCGGTTATCCCTCTCGGGTGTCCATTCGAGTGGAGGAGAGGCCACTCTCCCGCTCCTCGGGCCAGGCCATCCGGGAAGCATCGGCAGCAGGTCTTGGCGCCTCGGCCGCCGGCGGTGGACACAGACACTGGCGACTAGATAA
- the LYSET gene encoding lysosomal enzyme trafficking factor isoform X1, with amino-acid sequence MVASSEMPKPPDYSELSDSLTLAVGTGRFSGPLHRAWRMMNFRQRMGWIGVGLYLLASAAAFYYVFEINETYNRLALEHIQQHPEEPLEGTTWTHSLKSRLLSLPFWFWTIIFLIPYLQMFLFLYSCTRADPKTVGYCIIPICLAVICNRHQAFVKASNQISRLQLIDT; translated from the exons ATGGTGGCTTCCTCTGAAATGCCAAAGCCACCCGATTATTCAGAGCTGAGTGACTCTTTAACGCTTGCCGTGGGAACAGGAAGATTTTCGGGACCACT GCACAGAGCATGGAGAATGATGAACTTCCGTCAGCGGATGGGATGGATTGGAGTGGGATTGTATCTGTTAGCAAGTGCAGCAGCATTTTACTACGTTTTTGAAATCAATGAGACTTACAACAGGCTGGCCTTGGAACACATTCAGCAGCACCCAGAGGAGCCCCTTGAGGGAACCACATGGACACACTCCTTGAAATCTCGGTTACTTTCCCTACCTTTTTGGTTTTGGACAATTATTTTTCTGATACCTTACTTACAGATGTTTTTGTTCCTTTACTCTTGTACAAGAGCTGACCCCAAGACGGTGGGTTACTGTATTATTCCTATATGCTTGGCCGTTATATGCAATCGCCACCAGGCATTTGTCAAGGCGTCTAATCAGATCAGCAGACTACAACTGATTGACACATAA
- the LYSET gene encoding lysosomal enzyme trafficking factor isoform X2, whose translation MMNFRQRMGWIGVGLYLLASAAAFYYVFEINETYNRLALEHIQQHPEEPLEGTTWTHSLKSRLLSLPFWFWTIIFLIPYLQMFLFLYSCTRADPKTVGYCIIPICLAVICNRHQAFVKASNQISRLQLIDT comes from the coding sequence ATGATGAACTTCCGTCAGCGGATGGGATGGATTGGAGTGGGATTGTATCTGTTAGCAAGTGCAGCAGCATTTTACTACGTTTTTGAAATCAATGAGACTTACAACAGGCTGGCCTTGGAACACATTCAGCAGCACCCAGAGGAGCCCCTTGAGGGAACCACATGGACACACTCCTTGAAATCTCGGTTACTTTCCCTACCTTTTTGGTTTTGGACAATTATTTTTCTGATACCTTACTTACAGATGTTTTTGTTCCTTTACTCTTGTACAAGAGCTGACCCCAAGACGGTGGGTTACTGTATTATTCCTATATGCTTGGCCGTTATATGCAATCGCCACCAGGCATTTGTCAAGGCGTCTAATCAGATCAGCAGACTACAACTGATTGACACATAA